A window of the Pecten maximus chromosome 19, xPecMax1.1, whole genome shotgun sequence genome harbors these coding sequences:
- the LOC117317630 gene encoding methyltransferase-like protein 24 isoform X3, with the protein MSRMKSVYIKLISIAAVVVTAFLLLSISRNSLTFSLRTPRTKSIDDLSPDFYRNIPDDIYSCVKTTKTYEYDFDNTDLYLLPSKENMCAMKTEDLEKLYQMYLGTIQTICKRPLRLGNRIDGGWDLCVEKQFLTPGACQVYSFGINYDFTFDDEIAKEFDCKVHSFDPSMDQESYQRSKNPFVYFHDIGIASKSQQVIGNKEWRMLTMKDTMTELGHKTIPDVIKMDIEYWEWDVLPNILSSSLLPKQFAIEYHLWDASYTTKKVVWLHRLWILKDLYDAGYRSFWVNRNLPCTFKSELTLKYIYACHEVSYVRIENDIRT; encoded by the exons CAGGATGAAGTCGGTGTATATAAAGCTGATATCGATTGCTGCTGTAGTGGTGACCGCCTTCCTACTGCTGTCAATCAGCCGTAATAGTCTCACGTTCTCACTAAGAACACCACGCACAAAAAGCATTGACGATCTGAGCCCTGATTTT TACAGGAATATTCCGGATGATATTTACTCGTGCGTGAAGACAACAAAGACCTACGaatatgattttgataataCCGACCTCTACCTGCTGCCGAGTAAGGAAAACATGTGTGCAATGAAAACAGAAGATTTAGAGAAGCTTTATCAGAT GTATTTAGGTACCATCCAGACGATTTGTAAGAGACCCCTGCGGCTTGGTAACAGGATTGATGGTGGATGGGACCTCTGTGTGGAGAAACAGTTCCTCACCCCCGGGGCATGTCAGGTCTACTCGTTCGG tattaATTACGATTTCACCTTCGATGACGAGATAGCAAAGGAATTCGACTGTAAGGTCCACTCCTTTGACCCCAG tATGGATCAAGAGAGCTACCAACGAAGTAAGAACCCCTTTGTGTACTTTCACGACATTGGTATCGCCAGTAAATCCCAGCAAGTAATCGGAAATAAGGAATGGAGAATGTTAACGATGAAGGATACCATGACAGAATTGGGTCATAAAACT ATTCCAGATGTTATCAAGATGGATATAGAGTACTGGGAATGGGACGTCCTCCCTAATATACTGTCTAGTAGTCTACTGCCAAAACAGTTCGCTATAGAGTACCATCTTTGGGACGCGAGTTATACAACAAAGAAAGTCGTATGGCTTCATCGCTTGTGGATCCTTAAAGACTTATACGATGCAGGCTACAGGAGTTTCTGGGTCAATAGAAATCTACCATGTACATTCAAATCTGAGttaactttaaaatatatttatgctTGCCACGAAGTTTCATATGTAAGAATTGAGAATGACATAAGAACTTAG
- the LOC117317630 gene encoding methyltransferase-like protein 24 isoform X2, whose amino-acid sequence MSSSRMKSVYIKLISIAAVVVTAFLLLSISRNSLTFSLRTPRTKSIDDLSPDFYRNIPDDIYSCVKTTKTYEYDFDNTDLYLLPSKENMCAMKTEDLEKLYQMYLGTIQTICKRPLRLGNRIDGGWDLCVEKQFLTPGACQVYSFGINYDFTFDDEIAKEFDCKVHSFDPSMDQESYQRSKNPFVYFHDIGIASKSQQVIGNKEWRMLTMKDTMTELGHKTIPDVIKMDIEYWEWDVLPNILSSSLLPKQFAIEYHLWDASYTTKKVVWLHRLWILKDLYDAGYRSFWVNRNLPCTFKSELTLKYIYACHEVSYVRIENDIRT is encoded by the exons TTCGTCCAGGATGAAGTCGGTGTATATAAAGCTGATATCGATTGCTGCTGTAGTGGTGACCGCCTTCCTACTGCTGTCAATCAGCCGTAATAGTCTCACGTTCTCACTAAGAACACCACGCACAAAAAGCATTGACGATCTGAGCCCTGATTTT TACAGGAATATTCCGGATGATATTTACTCGTGCGTGAAGACAACAAAGACCTACGaatatgattttgataataCCGACCTCTACCTGCTGCCGAGTAAGGAAAACATGTGTGCAATGAAAACAGAAGATTTAGAGAAGCTTTATCAGAT GTATTTAGGTACCATCCAGACGATTTGTAAGAGACCCCTGCGGCTTGGTAACAGGATTGATGGTGGATGGGACCTCTGTGTGGAGAAACAGTTCCTCACCCCCGGGGCATGTCAGGTCTACTCGTTCGG tattaATTACGATTTCACCTTCGATGACGAGATAGCAAAGGAATTCGACTGTAAGGTCCACTCCTTTGACCCCAG tATGGATCAAGAGAGCTACCAACGAAGTAAGAACCCCTTTGTGTACTTTCACGACATTGGTATCGCCAGTAAATCCCAGCAAGTAATCGGAAATAAGGAATGGAGAATGTTAACGATGAAGGATACCATGACAGAATTGGGTCATAAAACT ATTCCAGATGTTATCAAGATGGATATAGAGTACTGGGAATGGGACGTCCTCCCTAATATACTGTCTAGTAGTCTACTGCCAAAACAGTTCGCTATAGAGTACCATCTTTGGGACGCGAGTTATACAACAAAGAAAGTCGTATGGCTTCATCGCTTGTGGATCCTTAAAGACTTATACGATGCAGGCTACAGGAGTTTCTGGGTCAATAGAAATCTACCATGTACATTCAAATCTGAGttaactttaaaatatatttatgctTGCCACGAAGTTTCATATGTAAGAATTGAGAATGACATAAGAACTTAG
- the LOC117317630 gene encoding methyltransferase-like protein 24 isoform X4 — protein MRMKSVYIKLISIAAVVVTAFLLLSISRNSLTFSLRTPRTKSIDDLSPDFYRNIPDDIYSCVKTTKTYEYDFDNTDLYLLPSKENMCAMKTEDLEKLYQMYLGTIQTICKRPLRLGNRIDGGWDLCVEKQFLTPGACQVYSFGINYDFTFDDEIAKEFDCKVHSFDPSMDQESYQRSKNPFVYFHDIGIASKSQQVIGNKEWRMLTMKDTMTELGHKTIPDVIKMDIEYWEWDVLPNILSSSLLPKQFAIEYHLWDASYTTKKVVWLHRLWILKDLYDAGYRSFWVNRNLPCTFKSELTLKYIYACHEVSYVRIENDIRT, from the exons GATGAAGTCGGTGTATATAAAGCTGATATCGATTGCTGCTGTAGTGGTGACCGCCTTCCTACTGCTGTCAATCAGCCGTAATAGTCTCACGTTCTCACTAAGAACACCACGCACAAAAAGCATTGACGATCTGAGCCCTGATTTT TACAGGAATATTCCGGATGATATTTACTCGTGCGTGAAGACAACAAAGACCTACGaatatgattttgataataCCGACCTCTACCTGCTGCCGAGTAAGGAAAACATGTGTGCAATGAAAACAGAAGATTTAGAGAAGCTTTATCAGAT GTATTTAGGTACCATCCAGACGATTTGTAAGAGACCCCTGCGGCTTGGTAACAGGATTGATGGTGGATGGGACCTCTGTGTGGAGAAACAGTTCCTCACCCCCGGGGCATGTCAGGTCTACTCGTTCGG tattaATTACGATTTCACCTTCGATGACGAGATAGCAAAGGAATTCGACTGTAAGGTCCACTCCTTTGACCCCAG tATGGATCAAGAGAGCTACCAACGAAGTAAGAACCCCTTTGTGTACTTTCACGACATTGGTATCGCCAGTAAATCCCAGCAAGTAATCGGAAATAAGGAATGGAGAATGTTAACGATGAAGGATACCATGACAGAATTGGGTCATAAAACT ATTCCAGATGTTATCAAGATGGATATAGAGTACTGGGAATGGGACGTCCTCCCTAATATACTGTCTAGTAGTCTACTGCCAAAACAGTTCGCTATAGAGTACCATCTTTGGGACGCGAGTTATACAACAAAGAAAGTCGTATGGCTTCATCGCTTGTGGATCCTTAAAGACTTATACGATGCAGGCTACAGGAGTTTCTGGGTCAATAGAAATCTACCATGTACATTCAAATCTGAGttaactttaaaatatatttatgctTGCCACGAAGTTTCATATGTAAGAATTGAGAATGACATAAGAACTTAG
- the LOC117317630 gene encoding methyltransferase-like protein 24 isoform X1, with product MSSSSRMKSVYIKLISIAAVVVTAFLLLSISRNSLTFSLRTPRTKSIDDLSPDFYRNIPDDIYSCVKTTKTYEYDFDNTDLYLLPSKENMCAMKTEDLEKLYQMYLGTIQTICKRPLRLGNRIDGGWDLCVEKQFLTPGACQVYSFGINYDFTFDDEIAKEFDCKVHSFDPSMDQESYQRSKNPFVYFHDIGIASKSQQVIGNKEWRMLTMKDTMTELGHKTIPDVIKMDIEYWEWDVLPNILSSSLLPKQFAIEYHLWDASYTTKKVVWLHRLWILKDLYDAGYRSFWVNRNLPCTFKSELTLKYIYACHEVSYVRIENDIRT from the exons CAGTTCGTCCAGGATGAAGTCGGTGTATATAAAGCTGATATCGATTGCTGCTGTAGTGGTGACCGCCTTCCTACTGCTGTCAATCAGCCGTAATAGTCTCACGTTCTCACTAAGAACACCACGCACAAAAAGCATTGACGATCTGAGCCCTGATTTT TACAGGAATATTCCGGATGATATTTACTCGTGCGTGAAGACAACAAAGACCTACGaatatgattttgataataCCGACCTCTACCTGCTGCCGAGTAAGGAAAACATGTGTGCAATGAAAACAGAAGATTTAGAGAAGCTTTATCAGAT GTATTTAGGTACCATCCAGACGATTTGTAAGAGACCCCTGCGGCTTGGTAACAGGATTGATGGTGGATGGGACCTCTGTGTGGAGAAACAGTTCCTCACCCCCGGGGCATGTCAGGTCTACTCGTTCGG tattaATTACGATTTCACCTTCGATGACGAGATAGCAAAGGAATTCGACTGTAAGGTCCACTCCTTTGACCCCAG tATGGATCAAGAGAGCTACCAACGAAGTAAGAACCCCTTTGTGTACTTTCACGACATTGGTATCGCCAGTAAATCCCAGCAAGTAATCGGAAATAAGGAATGGAGAATGTTAACGATGAAGGATACCATGACAGAATTGGGTCATAAAACT ATTCCAGATGTTATCAAGATGGATATAGAGTACTGGGAATGGGACGTCCTCCCTAATATACTGTCTAGTAGTCTACTGCCAAAACAGTTCGCTATAGAGTACCATCTTTGGGACGCGAGTTATACAACAAAGAAAGTCGTATGGCTTCATCGCTTGTGGATCCTTAAAGACTTATACGATGCAGGCTACAGGAGTTTCTGGGTCAATAGAAATCTACCATGTACATTCAAATCTGAGttaactttaaaatatatttatgctTGCCACGAAGTTTCATATGTAAGAATTGAGAATGACATAAGAACTTAG
- the LOC117317630 gene encoding methyltransferase-like protein 24 isoform X5 yields MKSVYIKLISIAAVVVTAFLLLSISRNSLTFSLRTPRTKSIDDLSPDFYRNIPDDIYSCVKTTKTYEYDFDNTDLYLLPSKENMCAMKTEDLEKLYQMYLGTIQTICKRPLRLGNRIDGGWDLCVEKQFLTPGACQVYSFGINYDFTFDDEIAKEFDCKVHSFDPSMDQESYQRSKNPFVYFHDIGIASKSQQVIGNKEWRMLTMKDTMTELGHKTIPDVIKMDIEYWEWDVLPNILSSSLLPKQFAIEYHLWDASYTTKKVVWLHRLWILKDLYDAGYRSFWVNRNLPCTFKSELTLKYIYACHEVSYVRIENDIRT; encoded by the exons ATGAAGTCGGTGTATATAAAGCTGATATCGATTGCTGCTGTAGTGGTGACCGCCTTCCTACTGCTGTCAATCAGCCGTAATAGTCTCACGTTCTCACTAAGAACACCACGCACAAAAAGCATTGACGATCTGAGCCCTGATTTT TACAGGAATATTCCGGATGATATTTACTCGTGCGTGAAGACAACAAAGACCTACGaatatgattttgataataCCGACCTCTACCTGCTGCCGAGTAAGGAAAACATGTGTGCAATGAAAACAGAAGATTTAGAGAAGCTTTATCAGAT GTATTTAGGTACCATCCAGACGATTTGTAAGAGACCCCTGCGGCTTGGTAACAGGATTGATGGTGGATGGGACCTCTGTGTGGAGAAACAGTTCCTCACCCCCGGGGCATGTCAGGTCTACTCGTTCGG tattaATTACGATTTCACCTTCGATGACGAGATAGCAAAGGAATTCGACTGTAAGGTCCACTCCTTTGACCCCAG tATGGATCAAGAGAGCTACCAACGAAGTAAGAACCCCTTTGTGTACTTTCACGACATTGGTATCGCCAGTAAATCCCAGCAAGTAATCGGAAATAAGGAATGGAGAATGTTAACGATGAAGGATACCATGACAGAATTGGGTCATAAAACT ATTCCAGATGTTATCAAGATGGATATAGAGTACTGGGAATGGGACGTCCTCCCTAATATACTGTCTAGTAGTCTACTGCCAAAACAGTTCGCTATAGAGTACCATCTTTGGGACGCGAGTTATACAACAAAGAAAGTCGTATGGCTTCATCGCTTGTGGATCCTTAAAGACTTATACGATGCAGGCTACAGGAGTTTCTGGGTCAATAGAAATCTACCATGTACATTCAAATCTGAGttaactttaaaatatatttatgctTGCCACGAAGTTTCATATGTAAGAATTGAGAATGACATAAGAACTTAG